In Phyllopteryx taeniolatus isolate TA_2022b chromosome 6, UOR_Ptae_1.2, whole genome shotgun sequence, one genomic interval encodes:
- the tent5aa gene encoding terminal nucleotidyltransferase 5A — protein sequence MSESDSSATGGSVSVLSWEQVQRLDAILTETIPIHGRGNFPTLEMQPRQIVKVVRSRMEEKQIHVRDVRLNGSAASHILHGDSGLGFKDLDLIFCADMKGERDFQIVKDIVLDCLLDFLPDCVNKERITPLTLKEAYVQKMVKVCNDSDRWSLISLSNNRGKNVELKFVDSLRRQFEFSVDSFQIKLDSLLLFYECSQNAMTATFHPTIMGESVYGDFSEALDHLRHKIICTRNPEEIRGGGLLKYCHLLVRGFQAASESEMKSLQRYMCSRFFIDFPDIGEQQRKLESYLQNHFVGLEDRKYDYLMTLHGVVNESTVCLMGHERRQTLGLIAMLAVRVLAEQNVIPNVTNVTCYYQPAPYVADGNFSNYYIAQVQPVFACQQPAYSTWLPCN from the exons ATGTCAGAGAGCGACAGCAGCGCAACCGGCGGCAGCGTCAGCGTGCTGAGCTGGGAGCAAGTGCAGCGTCTGGACGCCATACTGACGGAGACCATCCCGATCCACGGAAGGGGCAACTTCCCCACGCTGGAGATGCAGCCCCGACAGATCGTCAAAGTGGTGCGCAGCAGGATGGAGGAGAAACAAATCCACGTCCGGGACGTGCGCTTAAACGGCTCCGCAGCCAGCCACATCCTGCACGGAGACAGCGGGTTGGGGTTCAAGGACCTCGATCTCATATTTTGCGCAGATATGAAAGGAGAACGGGATTTCCAGATTGTGAAGGACATTGTTCTGGACTGTCTCCTGGACTTTTTACCCGACTGTGTGAATAAAGAGAGGATTACCCCTTTAACGTTAAAG GAAGCCTACGTGCAGAAGATGGTGAAGGTGTGTAACGACTCGGACCGCTGGAGCCTCATCTCGCTCTCCAACAATCGGGGCAAGAACGTGGAGCTGAAGTTTGTGGACTCGCTTCGGCGTCAGTTCGAGTTCAGCGTGGACTCTTTCCAGATCAAGTTGGACTCCCTGCTGCTCTTCTATGAGTGCTCCCAGAACGCCATGACCGCCACCTTCCACCCTACCATTATGGGCGAGAGCGTGTACGGCGACTTCAGCGAGGCCCTGGACCATCTACGTCACAAGATCATCTGCACCCGCAACCCGGAGGAGATCCGAGGCGGCGGCCTGCTGAAGTACTGTCACCTGCTGGTGAGGGGCTTCCAGGCCGCGTCCGAGTCTGAGATGAAGTCCCTGCAGCGTTACATGTGCTCCCGCTTCTTCATTGACTTCCCTGACATCGGCGAGCAGCAGCGCAAGCTGGAGTCCTATCTTCAAAACCACTTTGTGGGCCTGGAGGACCGCAAGTACGACTACCTGATGACGCTCCACGGGGTGGTCAATGAGAGCACGGTGTGCCTCATGGGACACGAGAGGCGACAGACCTTAGGGCTCATAGCCATGCTGGCAGTGCGGGTTTTGGCCGAGCAGAATGTCATTCCCAACGTGACCAACGTCACCTGTTACTACCAGCCTGCTCCTTACGTGGCAGACGGTAACTTCAGTAACTACTACATAGCACAGGTACAGCCGGTGTTCGCCTGCCAGCAGCCTGCCTACTCCACCTGGCTGCCCTGTAACTGA